One Seriola aureovittata isolate HTS-2021-v1 ecotype China chromosome 3, ASM2101889v1, whole genome shotgun sequence genomic window, TTCCTGCTACAGTTCCGATGGTTCCAGATAGAGGTGCTACAAGCCATGGAGAAGAATGTAAAGTTGGATGAGGAATACATTGATGTGAGTttacagaggggaaaaaatatgtttatactTTCCTTATTGTTCTGAGGATCAGATTTTATGGTTAGATACTCTATTATATGTACTAGGTGAAAGGTCTGCGTAAATAAAGTGTTACAgttactgtatttgtgtattcTTCAGTCTCCACATTCATCAACAATTTTTCCATTGTTGGTTGAATAGTAAGaaaatattcagtcagtcagtaagatgttcatcagttcattttcttttctttaaaaatggaGTTACTGGGTGAATGAGGATCATGGCTTGGCTCATTTCTTCTGTTTGCTCAATGTACAGGAGCCACACACTGTGTACAGTACTGTAAATGTATATGTTGTATTCAAATGTCTTGCAATTTTATAATGACCACTCCTGAACACTCAGTGGTAGTACAGAAAAATGGATCTTTAGTTTGTTTTAAGCCAACTGTGGACAGGGCTGTAACCGTGCTGTTCATACTTTTATGCGCAGCTTTGCAAACCAGTCAAGATCACATGTACGAGTTTGAGTAAAACTGAGGGAAACAAATCGTTTTAACACCAGAGTTTCTTCAGTCAGACTGTTTCCTGTGCTGCAGGGTAGTCGCAGAGTGTATGAGCTGGAAGTGAGGAATCAGGCTGAGGCTTTGGAGAAACAGCTCAGACGAGGAGCCTACAGAGACTCATTGgtacacacacgcatgcacacacacacacacacacacacacaccacacacacacacacacacacacacacacacacaaagctataGATTCAATACTCATAATgtacatacacgcacacagtcCACTAGCTGTTCTGTACcattgtatatgtgtgtgtttttaggagAACAGTGAGTACATGCTGTACCTGAGGCAGAGCCAGCAGGAGATCCtcaaggaggaggagaggaggtatCGCTTCTTGGCAGAGAAACACTGTGGCCTCACTCAGTCACTACTCTTCCTAATAAACaaggtgcgcacacacacacacacacacacacacacacacacacacacacacacacacacacacacacacacacagtgccacaCTATCTCACCAACAGTTACATGGTTTATTTAAGCCACCATGGCCAAGACAGTGGGGTGTTCAGCGTTTTTATTCCTGCCATGTAATATCATCTTAATTGCATGAATATGTGAAACACGCGTCCCAGCGGCCATGTCTCATCTACTGAAGCGTTCCTGTTAAGTTTGTTTCTGCCTGATCAGGTTGAGATTTAATGAGGTGCTCACTTCTCATCTGTTTCCAGACTGGTGCATCTCTTCAGCAAAAAGCAGACGGATGGAAGGAGAAAGTGAACGAGACCAGAGGGTCCAGACCTCGAACTCCCACCCCCTTGGACCAAGAGGCACAAGTACCAACACATTCCCTGCTTTAGTCAATTATTTTCTACCCGATGGGAACATTAGACTTCAGTATATTAGTATTCCATGCACTGACAGCCTGTAAAGAAGCTGTTTTGGCTCAGGTTTACTGCGCCAGTGTCTTCAGAGAGCTTCAGTGACATGATTTATGGAAAACTACACACCCTGCTATGTTCAAATGGCTGTCAATCCTAGGGggaaaagtaaaatgtcaaataggAACAAGGGCCTTTTAATTATCTCCAGAAAAGAGAACAGGTCTTTAATTGAAAAGGAATATTATTAGAGACATGCCTTTGTTTATAATTTGCAAGAGACATCCCTGTTTTATGATTGTCACATCacctttgtctttttaatgtcaaatttcCTATTACTGTCTCCTGGTACAGAATGCTTAACTTGTTGACtacagctgaaatgtttttattgttagttGATCACTGTTATTAAATAAATCAGCAGTAGAACAGTTTTTCTGTCAAGTAAGCTAAGCTTTGCATACATTAAGTGGGTATGGATtagtccatgtttgttttgatcataGCACATAGTGTGCAGTTTTTCCAACAGTAGACTCCACAATGACTCGGTACAGATCCTCAACTAAATCCAGCACCAGCACCGACTTCTTTATGATCtatctgctgcagtgacttgCTTTTCACAACAGTTaatctacctgtgtgtgttgtgtcctACCAGCTGCGAGGCTCAGTGAGCTCCCTGCTGCAGACAGTAGCCAGAGATGAGGACATGTCCTGGGCCAGGAGGGAGCAGCAGGCACTGGGCAGAGTGCCCTCTAGAGGTGGGAGGTAGACTGTACTAATCACAATTCCTGTATATTAATATGGTAATAATCTGACAGCCGCTGAAcccaaagaagaaaagatgtatTTTTCTCTACAGCATTAGGTCAATTAAACAACCACTAGATAATGTTCTGCACATTGTCCTGTTAATAATTATGGTAATAATGTTATTTCTGCTTtagtgaatgaataaattaatctCTTGCCTGTGCTATGATATTATATTCATTAATTTTAGTATACGTCTCTCGCCCCCTGCACCTGTGAATTTCTTTCTCACTGCCATATTAATTATAAAGCAGAAGAAACTCTCTGACCCTTTATTTCTCTGCATTCTATTAATCTCTTTCTgttccttctctgtcttctctcctcctccagcaccgTCTCCCCTCCCCAGCCGCTCGCGCTCCAGCTCAGTGGGGGAATCTCTGGGTCTGGGAGGCGGGAGAGCCATGAGAGCCCTGGTGTCTCACCCTTCCTCATCCAACCCAAAACTTCTACCTTTCAACAGGGGAGAGACTGTCACCGTACTCGTCCAGGAACCACGCAACGGCTGGCTGTACGGACGCACTGACAGCAGCCTGCGGTGGGTAGCGGGAATAGAAGagttatgtgtatgtgtgcaggcGCAGGAACCACAGATATATGGGTTTTCACCAGTGTTTACATTGGTATTGAATTCTCAGAACAGAAGAAATTGCATCCGATCTCTATAGCTGTGACAGTGGAACGACCTTCACAGTGATGAATAAGCTAACTCATCCTTAGATATAGAAGAAAGAAATTATAATGGGAATAGACACAATACTGTCATTTGTTtatcatgaaaacaaactgtctctCGATGAGGATTACTCACTTGTAAGAGCACGAGGTTGACGGCCTTGCAAAGTAGAGAATAGGTCGAGTGTTTTGTGAAGAGAAATCTCAGCAGGTCAGCGTGATAGTGATTGGTATTGATCAGCCACTCAAGTGTCATATTGTGAAGCCTGTTCATCGTGACCACTTcatgaggaaaaaatgaaaaatgtgtttagtGAAGGTTTGAATTTAACAAGAGCACAAAGAGTAGAGCAGAATAAAATACTAATTTGATAAtccagaggagagaaatggtGTAAAGGTTGACAAAGACATTCACAGACACTGTTCTGCACACATGGACATTAATTCAAATTCTGAAAACTACACTGTATATTCCTGGTGCAAGGACAAAGTATTGTAGAGtgtgaattgttttgtttgctgctcGCTGTCGCCTCATCTGTATCTGTCTTACCTCCCCCAGTCAGGGCTGGTTCCCTGCTGCTTATGTGGCACCTATTGAAGATTTCTCCAACACTTTAGCAACAAGGTAGGAATTACCATCAGGTCTGAACCAGTGACTGTGTACAACATCTTGGGACGGGTGGGACATGGGCCAactacaaaatgtcaaataaattttTCCCCAAAGatggtttctgtcattttataacGCTGATGTACGTTCAAGTGTTCAGTTTTCTGATAAGTTTGGTCTCAACTCTAAAAAGGGGGAATGAcgtcatgattgacagctgggaTTGATTTGCAATTGGGTATACACTCAGGCCAGAAGTGGGAAAGATTTAtctttcactgtcactgtctgttatGACTCACTAAAATTTCTGCTCTGACCCTCAGTGGTGGTTCACTAAGAAGCCACAGTATGAACAATCTGCTGGACCCCACTGACACCCACACCGACCAATTGGAGAGCAAGAACTACGGAGATATCCCGCCCCCGGCCACGCCCAACCGCAGAGCTTCTGTAGACTTCCGGCCGACCTCTCCGCTTCCTGAGAAGAAGGCAGAACCAGTGACAGAGATCAAGCACGCTCAAACTAAGACCTACAATGAACACCCGCCTCCACCGCCGCCTCCTCCGTCGAGTCAGAATCTCAGAAGGGGCTCTGAAGATTTTCGACCAATCTCTCCCCTCCCTGACAGGAAGGGCGAATCAGCGTCTGAAGTCCAGGTACCAGAGGTTTAATATCGAAAAGAACTTActctgcaaatatttttttctgcttcatatAAAGTAACTCTGGTCCGTTAATCCTACTTCACTTTCATTGCTTTGGTTCACACTGACAATCCTCTCTTTTCTTAGGCATTATCCACCCATGGGCCACCGGACAACCCTTTGTTTCCCAGGTAATTTTCAGCGTTCAGatttaacagaagaaaaaaaagatctgttTGTATTCTGTGGAATGATTCAGTGATGAATTCCAGTTCCAGTTCATTTTATAAAGGATTATGTTTTGGGTAATCAGTGTTGTGTCAGAGAAACCCTTTGTCTGGAATGATCCTAATTCAACACAGTGACTGGATTCCATACAAGTGTGCATGAATCACTTGTGAGGAATGTGAAGTTTAGTGGAGATGTGCTTGTAGCAGTTGTCTGGGTTTCAGTGGACACTTTCAGTAACCGTTTATATGCTGTTTCAGTATGACGAAAAAACAGAATACATTTTGGTACAGAAACGATGACAGCTCAAAATCAAAAAAGTGTGTTAAGAATTTCATTTTACTATTTTGGTTAAATTTTATTTAggtgtttttttcacaaatttcaTCTAAGTCTAGCAACATTTTCCGGAAAAAAATGGTAGTGAGTTTCGCCCCTCAAGAATGGACGAACCACACATTTTTAAACCAATAAGTCACTGTCAAAtagtagttttaaaaaaatgtaggACGTCTGCAACCTGCTCACTAGCCACAGTCAAATTGACCACGCTCTCGCTGGGGTCTGGTGTTAGTTTTCCAAACTGGAGCGTCtccatttgtgtgtatgtgctttttatttgtgttgacaGAAAGCAGTTGAGCGCATGAGGTATTGTGTAACATTTTCCGTCATCCTCTCGTTTCAGAGGCACAAACCCATTCGCCACAGTAAAGCTTCGCCCCACGACGACCAATGACAGATCTGCTCCTCGGATCCACTGATCCATCAGCGCTCATGCAGGCAGGGTTTGTAACCGAGGCTGCAGGATCAGGTGGTGGAGGCAGGATATACAATTTTGTTTCTGGAGAATGTAATGACATCTCTGAAATGTGAAGGGCAGCAGAAGGTTTAGTGAGTTTTTTGTACAGTGTTGTACCAAAAGTAATATAATGGTACTtcttaataattaaatatcaaaatcataaacttttaaaatagtTGTTTTATCAACTCTTTGTACAATATTTAAGtttcaattaaaataattaagtaTATTAAAGTAATAGTTACACATTTTGGGAATTATGCTTATTCGCTTTTTGTctgagttagataagaagatcaATACTACTCTCAAATCTGTCcgtcagcagctggttagcttaacatgaagactggaaacaatccacctaccagcacctgttttatttttcttgcctCTGGATAGAACAAGGCtagttaagctaagctaagctatctGGCTTCTGGGTTATAGACATGAGTATCAGTTTTTGCATCTAAATCTAGGCAAGCGAAGCAAATAACCACAGTTCCCAgatgttgaactatttctttaagCTGTAAGCAaatgtatcaaaaatctgaattttgtGGTCATCTGATCTGATCCTATTTGACAGAGctaaacaaaaatgtaatccaTTCAAATCTGACTTGGGCCATTTTATATTTGATCCAGGATGTTTTATCTCATGATAGCGATAGATTTCCCTCATATTTAACTTTAGGCTGCAGTTTAGCACCTAGTCATTATAAATTTGTAACCTTCTACTCTGTTCTGTGATTGACATGTTTTGCGCTTTGTTCTTTgagtttaatgttttgtgtcGGCTGTGAGTGACAATAAGTAAAGAGACAGTTATTactcaacattttttattatcatttcttACTCAGATCTTTTCTGTCTTCACAGCTCttcttacatttcattttatttactacATCATCTGATCGGAGGcagggagtgaggaggaggaggaggggatagaggagaggaggtgaggtgaggtgagggaaggtggatgaggaagaggagtgggAGGAAAGTGCACTGATATGTGAACATCTAGAAGTAAAACCAATCAGACAAAATGCACAACCTGAAATACACAGAGGAAGGAAATTAAGATTTAATAAGTCTTCATAACATCTACACCATCTACAGCACTAGTACCACCTGTTTTGAGACCACAAACTATCCTCATGAAATCATTAAGAATGATTCTGAAACCCATACAGCGTGAgtgattaaatatatataaaaaaagaaaacttaaaaatgaaactggtgCCTATTATGCCTGTGTGCTTCTCCTCGTGGCGGCTCCCTATCGGCCTCTTTCTGGTCGTGTTTTGTAGAGAGCAGGCCTGGTCTGACTCCATGCTTGGGGTCCCGAGGGAGGTGAGAGGAGTTTGAAGGTGGCAGTTACAAAATATGAATGCAgggacgaagaggaggaggaggaagaagaagggggagggggggtggtcAGCTATCCCCTACTCATGCACCATTGTCTCAAactctgaaaaagaaaagtaaaaatgaaaaagtgcaCGAATTATGAGACAAACTCCGTCACCTGTCAACACATCCAATAAATTCATTTGTCCTACGAACAAGTATTTGTGTAAACATagcctgatatatcttattccACTGAGCTCCGTTACAGACCGGCAGATGTTCTGACTTGTCGAGGCAGCAATAGCGCAGGTGTAAATAGTGACATTCATGATGGCTGTTTTTTATTAAGTGTCCAGTGAGCCGCGACAGTGACTGAGCGTGAACAATAACGGAGCCATTGACCTGGCTCACCTGAACGCCCCCGTCGTTTATGATATTAattccacctgtgcttttcctgctttgacaagtcgaaatgtttattatttggCCTTTTGTTAAagatgaaactatatatttgtgacctgcttttaaagatttatatttAGTACGAAAAAATGGCCATTGAGCTGAAAAGCGGGTAAGTATTCAGAGATGCATcgatggttttggttttttttgttttctgacaacATGAAAACTACAGAATAATGTGTAAAACTTAAAACCTAACCTAATGCAAACACCTGAATTACACCAGTAGAgctgaaatgtaattttgtgattgtcagaaatgtattttaatgattgtgctttttgtaaaatgaaagaaaaattactTGCACATTCGTTTTCAGACACGATCATCTCCACAAACAAATGATTCAGGTTTGGATTATATTACAATTCATCCCagcttttatgctttaattgCATTGTTTTAACTCTTCTTCCATATTGACTGTGATTAGTTGTTGTTTTGCTAAAGAGGTAGCAACATCCTCTTTGCAACAGGAGGCATCAGAGATCATAGAAATGTTGGTATAACTTCAGGTCGTATTTCTCACCCAGTGTGGAGGTGTAGAGCTACAGTAATCCACCTTTAGCCCCCCCTCTACGTTCTTCCCCTTCTCTACTtcttgtttaaatatttaaacctATACGCGCTATTCTTGCTTTCCACTCACCGTCAATGCCGATCTTGCCGTCTCCATCTTTGTCTGCTGCTTGGAGGAATGCTTTCGTCTCGGCGTCAGTCAGATCTCTGCCTTCCTTGGAAAAGCCCTTCAGTACAAACCTGAGGAAAGCACATGGTGTTACAAAGAGTCATCgtagtgttgtgtttgtgtgtttttctgggtGTGTGGGAGTCCCTCACTtgagctcttcctcctctatgAATCCGCTACCGTCCACATCCAGAACCTGGAAGACCTTCTTGACGTTTTCGGCCGTCATGGCCTTCATCCCCACCATTTCAAAGAACTTTTTAGGATCGAATGTTTCTGCTTGAAAGGTCAAgacaaaaagaacaacaacaaaaaacaaaaaaagcacagacagaaacatcagacTCCTCTAACTTATATCTTTACATTAACCGGTTTCAAATGAAATTGGTATGACAAGTCCAAGGGGTCGGTTGTGGATTAAATTAGCACTGCACATACAGAGCAGGATAGAGTCGTCTTTCTACAGTAACAGTGTCTCTGTGGATTGAAGACATATGTTTGTAGATTTTCTGACTGTCAGTATCCATAGCTAAATTCTGAAACTCTGTAGGTCTGTTTCTACTGAGAACACCATGTCGACTTTACAATGGTTACAGACCTGCGAAGGCATCAAGAGCTTTCTTGATCTCCTCAGCTTTCAACAGATCTGTCATCGACATTTTgtcagctggagagagagagacagagagagagagagagcgagagagagagagagtgggggacGGAGAGGACATAAAAGGTACAGAGtaagaaatgaaacaacattATTTGAAGGAGGTGAGTGCAGAGGTGGGAGCGCAGGAGTGGAGGATTTAGCACAAAGGTTGTTTccattatgtttatatatgtttgaGAATGTGTTGGTTCAAACTAAAGTTCTGGCCCAGACACACTTAACGAAGGGATGATAGGAACTTAATATAGTCTCTTTGTTGGggaagacagacacacaaatgtacacaaagAGGAATTTGACCCTGATGGACCTGGTTGAATGAGAAATGCATTCAGGCATTGAAAAGATGGGACGTGATAAAGAGCCATAGATCAGAATTTAAGACGTGGGCATAAATATAGTCAGGTATACATTAAGGGTGCACTCATACATGGACCTCGATTTTGCACACAACCACATTATCTAACTGTTCACCTTGTGCTGTGCACAAAACTTTCTCTATCCTTCTGAAACTGTTTAAGTATTTGTATCCACTTGGCTCTTTTCTCTTGCATCACTCTGTCTGACATATAGTGTCTTAGTTTTACACAGACACAAGGCGCTGGCACTATAATGGAAATATAGAGAACAGACTGACTACACCTATGTtgtgtaacacactgcaacaaaaaGACAGACTGTTGTTAACAGCATCTGGAACAATGATAACATTAATTTAACACGAATAGCATAATAATGGTAAAATATCCACATTCAAATCTATTTGGATTCATTGCTGATTAATGCAAATGTGTGACTTTAGTACGTAACACTGCTGTAGTGTTATAACTATCTTACATTGTAattcttttattcttattatgAGTTTGTCCACATTAATCCAGTGTCTAA contains:
- the baiap2l2b gene encoding brain-specific angiogenesis inhibitor 1-associated protein 2-like protein 2 codes for the protein MEHFNPGLQKLVALGNSYVKAFQALAVCSEAYFSAVAKMGDQALHTLSSRSLGDVLIQISDTQRRLTAEMEGVFRWFQIEVLQAMEKNVKLDEEYIDGSRRVYELEVRNQAEALEKQLRRGAYRDSLENSEYMLYLRQSQQEILKEEERRYRFLAEKHCGLTQSLLFLINKTGASLQQKADGWKEKVNETRGSRPRTPTPLDQEAQLRGSVSSLLQTVARDEDMSWARREQQALGRVPSRAPSPLPSRSRSSSVGESLGLGGGRAMRALVSHPSSSNPKLLPFNRGETVTVLVQEPRNGWLYGRTDSSLRQGWFPAAYVAPIEDFSNTLATSGGSLRSHSMNNLLDPTDTHTDQLESKNYGDIPPPATPNRRASVDFRPTSPLPEKKAEPVTEIKHAQTKTYNEHPPPPPPPPSSQNLRRGSEDFRPISPLPDRKGESASEVQALSTHGPPDNPLFPRGTNPFATVKLRPTTTNDRSAPRIH
- the LOC130166329 gene encoding parvalbumin-7-like, which gives rise to MSMTDLLKAEEIKKALDAFAAETFDPKKFFEMVGMKAMTAENVKKVFQVLDVDGSGFIEEEELKFVLKGFSKEGRDLTDAETKAFLQAADKDGDGKIGIDEFETMVHE